TGCGCCGGTAAGTATCCCTCGTTGTTACCTCTCTGGGAGTGTCTGTGTTGAAACTGACTCCATTTTTTATCTGGACTGAACAGGCCAGAAGGTTGATCTCATCATAGCCGAGCAGACACGCGAGGCTGATCTAAATGAGCTTCATGCAGAACATGAGCGGCAGATCAAGCAGATGCAAGAGCAGGTGGCCGAGGCAAAGAAGACCGCCGAAAAGGCCGAGCGCGACCGCCAGCGTAAGTCTCTATCTTTGCTCATGTTCTGTCCGTGATTATTTCTGTCATTCTGGTGATGACCAGGTCTGACCTGTAGTTACGCTCGAAGGGTTGGAGGTGCAGAAGGAAGATTACCGCCTGCAGACCCTAGCCCAGAAAGAGCGCATCAAAAGTGTGGTGGCCGGGCTGACACCGGTGTTGGACGCCATCGACTACGACTTTGAGGACCTGCCAGAGGTTCCAGAGCCGGGGAGGCCAGCGAGACCGGTCATCACGCCTGAAGAGGCGTTCGCCAACCGATGTCGCCATGCGTGGAGCAACTTCAAAGACCATGTGCTCTGGGCGGCGTCGGGCGCGGCAGCCCATACCCTAGGTGTAGTAAAGTCCTACTGCCCCAAGTTCGACTTTAGGTATGCCCAGGAAGGCTTCAGCAAGGACACAACAGAAGAGGAGGCGAAAGCCTTTGGAGAGGCGGCTAGGCCGGCTGCCGATGCCCTTGTACAAGACCTCAACCTGTTTATAAATGGCGAGTAATAAACAATGGTGGTTAAAAATTGGTTGTCATGTATGTAACGCTTAAGGTTGTATGTATGACTTTCGTAGCGACGTATtatgatgtgccatgtattatcGCATATGCCAACATCAGAAAGAGTCTGTATTCCTCAGCGACTTAGCTCCTGTTATCCAAGTACCTCGTAGCATAgggagcggatcccgtgcacacGTAGAAGTATCACAGTCACAAGGAAGCGCTCGACCAGTCACCCTGTACACGCTTAAGCCTGAGCCTATATTGGTGTGTGAGGGGAGCCGGTTGGGGTTTGTACCAAATACGTTGGGCAAGACCGCAATCAGGTGGCGGGATAAAGTGGCAAATGGTGTGAGCATTGTAAAATAGTATGCAGACCAAACATATAATGTAGACATAAAGTTGCTGTAGGCAGAGCCAATAAACTTTATTAATATAACTAATACAGAgatgggctttactcccggtggagaaccccctctagtcccggttccccacccgggagtaagcatccgggactaaagggtctggtcagaaaccgggactaaagggggacctttagtcccggtgcgtaacatcaaccgggactaaaggtcctcccagctttaaaaaaataatgcctcccaccgttgcgtcccgtgagattcgaacccaagacctcatgcattgcctcgcgcgtagcttaccaccccacctacacaacacatttaacaatggatgggatgcttcccttttgaactaacccatcagggaacctttagtcccggtgcgtaacaccaaccgggactaaaggtcctttagtccgggttggtgttaccaaccgggactaaagggtctacctttagtcccggttggtgttaccaaccgggactaaaggtttgaggacttttagccgttgggcagggacctttagtcccggttggagacaccaaccgggactaaaggtctctctagtcccgggcgcaaaaaataccgggactagagTCCATTTTTGCCTCGGATAAAAGGTCTGTTTTCTACTAGTGTATATGAGTACAGAGATGGGTGCATATCTTTCTATGGCGACCCCTATGGGTAAAGCGGATGAGGTGCTCTATGTTCCACGAATTGGAAATCTCCTCTCCATTAAGACCCTGGAGCTTGTAGGTACCCGGTCGGGTTGTAGCCTTGACGAAGAACGGTCCTTCCCACCGTGAAGACAGCTTATGAAGACTGACGGTGCGCTACTTGCGTCGCAGGACCAGGTCGCCGACCGAAAAGGACCGCTCGTGGACATTCTGATCGTGGTAACGCCGGAGGCCCTCCTGGTACTTTGCCTGCCGTATATGGGCATTGAGGCGCTCTTCCTCTAGTCGTTCGATGTCATCATGCCTCGCCTGGTTAGCAACTTCCTCGTTGTGATACTCTACTCGTGGTGCTCGGAAAGCAATGTCAGCAGGTAGGACAGCTTCGGATCCGAACACCATGAAGTAAGGGGAGACCCCAGTGCTACGGCACGGTTGGGTGCGCAGTCCCCAGAGGACGGACGGCAGTTCCCTAAGCCACTTGCCAGGATACCGCCCATCTCATTCGTAGACACGTTTTTGCAGCGCTTCGATGACCATCATGTTCGCTCGTTCGGCCTGACCGTTCGCCCGAGAATGGGCGACCGACACA
This sequence is a window from Miscanthus floridulus cultivar M001 chromosome 10, ASM1932011v1, whole genome shotgun sequence. Protein-coding genes within it:
- the LOC136489776 gene encoding uncharacterized protein, whose amino-acid sequence is MCAGQKVDLIIAEQTREADLNELHAEHERQIKQMQEQVAEAKKTAEKAERDRQLTLEGLEVQKEDYRLQTLAQKERIKSVVAGLTPVLDAIDYDFEDLPEVPEPGRPARPVITPEEAFANRCRHAWSNFKDHVLWAASGAAAHTLGVVKSYCPKFDFRYAQEGFSKDTTEEEAKAFGEAARPAADALVQDLNLFINGE